A window of Primulina tabacum isolate GXHZ01 chromosome 4, ASM2559414v2, whole genome shotgun sequence contains these coding sequences:
- the LOC142542196 gene encoding ammonium transporter 1 member 1-like, with translation MASLSCSADQLAPLFGANVTSAAAAAEYICGQFSAVSDKFIDTSYAVDSTYLLFSAYLVFSMQLGFAMLCAGSVRAKNTMNIMLTNVLDAAAGGIFYYVFGFAFAFGTPSNGFIGRHFFGLKEMPSSLFDYSYFLYQWAFAIAAAGITSGSIAERTQFVAYLIYSSFLTGFVYPVVSHWFWSTDGWASAGNTGNLFLGTGVIDFAGSGVVHMVGGIAGLYGALIEGPRIGRFDHTGRAVALRGHSATLVVLGTFLLWFGWYGFNPGSFTKILSAYTSGSYYGQWSAVGRTAVTTTLAGCTAALTTLFGKRLLSGHWNVTDVCNGLLGGFAAITAGCSVVDPWAAVICGFVAAWVLMGCNKLAEKVKYDDPLEAAQLHGGCGAWGIIFTALFATQKYVNEVYPGKPDRPYGLFMGGGWKLLFAHITQILVIIGWVSATMGPLFYILHKFKLLRISKEDELAGMDLTRHGGLAYVYEDDDVHNKHGMQMKRIEPTITNEK, from the coding sequence ATGGCATCCCTGAGCTGCTCAGCCGATCAACTGGCGCCGCTATTCGGTGCCAACGTTACCAGCGCCGCCGCCGCAGCTGAATACATCTGCGGCCAATTCTCGGCAGTTTCAGACAAATTTATCGACACCTCCTACGCCGTGGATTCCACATACCTCCTCTTCTCTGCCTATCTCGTCTTCTCCATGCAGCTCGGATTCGCCATGCTCTGCGCCGGTTCCGTCCGAGCCAAGAACACCATGAACATAATGCTCACAAACGTCCTCGACGCCGCCGCCGGTGGTATCTTCTATTACGTGTTCGGATTTGCCTTTGCTTTCGGCACGCCCTCTAACGGATTCATCGGCCGCCATTTCTTCGGCTTGAAGGAGATGCCGTCATCTCTATTCGATTACAGTTACTTCCTCTACCAATGGGCTTTCGCCATCGCCGCGGCTGGAATCACCAGCGGATCCATAGCCGAGAGGACCCAGTTCGTGGCTTATCTGATCTACTCTTCATTTCTCACGGGATTCGTTTATCCGGTTGTCTCCCACTGGTTTTGGTCTACCGACGGATGGGCCAGTGCCGGTAACACGGGAAACCTATTTCTCGGAACCGGAGTGATTGATTTCGCCGGGTCTGGCGTCGTTCATATGGTTGGAGGCATTGCGGGTCTATATGGAGCATTGATCGAAGGACCTAGAATCGGACGGTTTGATCATACGGGTCGGGCCGTGGCTCTACGTGGGCACAGCGCCACTTTGGTTGTGCTGGGTACGTTCTTGTTATGGTTCGGGTGGTACGGCTTTAACCCTGGTTCGTTCACCAAGATCCTGAGCGCGTACACGAGTGGAAGCTACTACGGGCAGTGGTCTGCGGTCGGGCGGACGGCGGTGACCACCACTCTAGCTGGCTGCACCGCCGCGCTTACCACCTTGTTCGGCAAACGTCTTCTCTCCGGGCACTGGAACGTCACAGATGTATGCAACGGGCTGCTGGGCGGATTCGCTGCAATTACCGCTGGTTGCTCTGTGGTGGATCCCTGGGCGGCGGTGATATGCGGCTTCGTGGCGGCGTGGGTGTTGATGGGGTGTAACAAGCTGGCTGAGAAGGTGAAATACGACGACCCATTGGAGGCGGCACAGCTGCATGGAGGCTGCGGCGCTTGGGGGATTATCTTCACGGCTCTGTTTGCCACCCAGAAATATGTGAATGAGGTGTACCCGGGTAAACCGGATCGGCCATACGGGTTGTTCATGGGTGGGGGTTGGAAGCTTTTGTTTGCCCATATCACTCAGATTTTGGTGATAATCGGGTGGGTCAGTGCAACGATGGGCCCATTGTTCTATATCCTACATAAGTTTAAGCTTCTTCGAATCTCGAAGGAGGATGAGTTGGCGGGTATGGATCTGACCCGACATGGTGGATTAGCTTATGTGTACGAGGATGATGATGTGCATAATAAacatgggatgcaaatgaagAGAATCGAGCCAACTATAACCAacgaaaaataa
- the LOC142541380 gene encoding uncharacterized protein LOC142541380, protein MSSGQFNAGQAHGQARAKTEEWVESAKNTASKAHDKACDAAGQTQQQAQRSKEENATFLQQTGEQMAHMAQGAIDGVKNTLGMGDKK, encoded by the exons ATGTCGAGTGGTCAGTTCAATGCAGGACAAGCACATGGCCAGGCTCGG GCGAAGACAGAGGAGTGGGTGGAGTCTGCTAAGAATACGGCAAGCAAGGCCCATGATAAGGCCTGCGATGCTGCTGGTCAAACCCAACAACAGGCCCAACGTAGCAAAGAGGAGAATGCTACCTTCCTTCAACAG ACTGGAGAACAGATGGCTCACATGGCTCAAGGTGCCATTGATGGTGTGAAAAACACACTCGGGATGGGTGACAAGAAGTGA
- the LOC142541383 gene encoding uncharacterized protein LOC142541383, translating to MGSSQAKCKRTPSEENEVKSLKNKIRLLRGGINEIMAIREIESRVYEEQLIAFAAKQDKWKREKRRLKEEMKKLRKEESSPKYCMKNVDFNIEWEILKRDETLEKWKELYFTIKVELDELIQRTHGGERLCWDREEEIVEEHKKELKAMEERIEYLEAKLASMEDQGIKKQREVDILRQSLRIMSHGKKLNNKIGQTGD from the exons ATGGGTAGTTCTCAAGCCAAGTGCAAGAGAACTCCAAGTGAAGAAAACGAGGTGAAAAGTTTGAAGAACAAAATCAGGCTTCTCCGAGGTGGGATCAACGAAATCATGGCCATAAGAGAGATTGAGAGCCGAGTTTACGAGGAACAATTGATTGCTTTTGCGGCCAAGCAAGACAAGTGGAAGAGGGAAAAGAGAAGATTgaaagaagagatgaagaaaTTGAGAAAAGAAGAGAGTTCGCCCAAGTATTGCATGAAAAACGTGGATTTCAATATTGAGTGGGAAATATTGAAGAGAGATGAGACTTTGGAGAAATGGAAAGAACTTTATTTTACTATAAAAGTTGAGCTTGATGAGCTTATTCAAAGGACACATGGAG GGGAAAGGCTTTGTTGGGATAGAGAAGAAGAGATAGTAGAGGAGCAtaagaaagaattgaaagccatggaagaaagaattgaatatcTTGAAGCAAAGTTAGCATCCATGGAAGATCAAGGAATCAAAAAGCAAAGAGAGGTGGACATACTAAGACAAAGCTTGAGAATTATGAGCCACGggaagaaattaaacaacaaaatcgGCCAAACAGGTGACTAA